One region of Suncus etruscus isolate mSunEtr1 chromosome 5, mSunEtr1.pri.cur, whole genome shotgun sequence genomic DNA includes:
- the PTP4A3 gene encoding protein tyrosine phosphatase type IVA 3, translating to MARMNRPAPVELSYKHMRFLITHNPTDATLSNFLEDLRRYRATTVVRVCEVTYDKATLEKDGITVVDWPFDDGAPPPGKVVDDWLSLLRAKFGEDPGSCVAVHCVAGLGRAPVLVALALIESGMKYEDAIQFIRQKRRGAINSKQLSYLEQYRPRQRLRVRDPNTKARCSVM from the exons ATGGCACGCATGAACCGTCCAGCCCCTGTGGAGCTGAGCTACAAGCATATGCGCTTCCTCATCACACACAATCCTACGGACGCCACACTCAGCAACTTCCTGGAG GACCTGAGGAGGTACCGGGCCACCACTGTGGTGCGTGTGTGCGAGGTGACCTACGACAAGGCCACTTTGGAGAAGGACGGCATCACCGTGGTG GACTGGCCTTTCGATGATGGCGCGCCCCCTCCTGGCAAGGTGGTAGACGACTGGCTGAGCCTGCTGCGCGCCAAGTTCGGAGAGGACCCTGGCAGCTGTGTGGCTGTACACTGCGTAGCTGGCCTGGGgcg GGCCCCAGTGCTGGTGGCACTGGCCCTCATAGAGAGCGGCATGAAGTACGAAGACGCCATCCAGTTCATCAGGCA GAAGCGGCGCGGCGCCATCAACAGCAAACAGCTCTCCTACCTGGAGCAGTACCGGCCCCGCCAGAGGCTCCGTGTCCGCGACCCCAACACCAAGGCCAGGTGCAGCGTTATGTAG